In a genomic window of Punica granatum isolate Tunisia-2019 chromosome 6, ASM765513v2, whole genome shotgun sequence:
- the LOC116210430 gene encoding uncharacterized protein LOC116210430, whose protein sequence is MRRLCPNIDREDGLETVLEVPIPEEMFASMGSNVGLRMQNMLTWMKAQTSDKWSSPIIAARFNELRFLLYLVGSPLIPLQVQVVNPIQRPIRDCSIEASTAKYIVQQYTAAIGGQQAMNSVNSMCVTGQVKINASDFHQGEESIDGKSTQEVGGFLLLQKNPDLWSLEIVVSGCKVICGSNGKLSWRHSSNQQTPISTGPPRPLRRFLQGLDPRSTANLFLDAMCIGEKIINDEDCFILKLETGPAAREAQSGPNYEIIHHTIWGYFSQRSGLLIQFEDSRLLRMKTKGDEDVFWETSTESVMDEYKYVDGVNVAHRGRTTVTVFRYGEQSANHKREIQELWKLEDVDFNVWGLTAEDFLPPKELRKGQQFC, encoded by the exons ATGAGGCGACTGTGTCCGAACATTGACCGGGAGGATGGCCTGGAGACAGTGTTGGAGGTGCCGATACCAGAGGAGATGTTTGCAAGCATGGGCAGCAACGTCGGCCTGCGGATGCAGAACATGCTCACGTGGATGAAGGCCCAGACGTCCGATAAGTGGTCCTCCCCGATCATAGCCGCCCGTTTCAACGAGCTCCGTTTCCTCCTCTACCTAGTGGGGTCCCCTCTCATCCCCCTCCAGGTCCAGGTCGTCAACCCGATCCAACGTCCCATCCGCGACTGCTCCATC GAAGCTTCGACAGCGAAATACATAGTACAACAGTACACCGCGGCCATAGGAGGGCAACAAGCCATGAACTCGGTGAACAGCATGTGTGTGACCGGACAGGTTAAAATCAACGCCTCAGACTTCCACCAAGGTGAAGAGAGCATCGACGGTAAGAGCACCCAAGAAGTGGGCGGGTTCTTGCTCTTGCAAAAGAACCCCGATCTCTGGAGCCTCGAGATTGTAGTTTCCGGGTGCAAGGTCATCTGTGGAAGTAACGGCAAGCTCTCGTGGCGTCACTCCTCGAACCAACAGACGCCCATCTCAACAGGCCCCCCGAGGCCCCTCCGTAGGTTCTTGCAG GGACTGGACCCAAGATCGACTGCGAACTTGTTTCTTGATGCAATGTGCATCGGGGAGAAGATCATAAACGACGAGGATTGCTTTATCCTGAAACTCGAGACTGGGCCAGCAGCAAGGGAGGCCCAGAGTGGCCCCAACTACGAGATCATCCACCACACGATCTGGGGCTACTTTAGTCAGCGGTCAGGGCTCCTGATCCAGTTCGAGGACTCGAGACTCCTGAGGATGAAGACCAAGGGGGACGAAGACGTGTTTTGGGAGACAAGCACCGAATCAGTGATGGATGAATACAAGTACGTGGACGGCGTGAATGTGGCTCACCGGGGTAGGACGACCGTCACAGTGTTCAGGTATGGGGAGCAGTCGGCCAACCACAAGAGGGAGATCCAAGAGCTTTGGAAGCTCGAAGACGTCGACTTTAATGTCTGGGGGCTGACAGCGGAGGATTTCCTGCCTCCGAAGGAGCTCCGCAAAGGGCAGCAGTTTTGTTGA